GGGCTGATAGAGGGATGGTCCAGGAGGATCTCTGCATAAGTCTGTGCTCTACATCCGATCTATCCGCAAGGGATAGAAGCTGCACTGAAGGCTGCAATTAACAGTAACAGAGAACATGACTGTTTGCTGGAGCAGAAAAGTCCTTACGTAGCCTCATTCAGGCActcttatttattgttttttcctaCTTGGGTCACTGCTTCCTAGCACTACCTGCCCATACTGGAGGCAGAGGTAAATCTCCCATCCCCTTCACCTGGGGCAAGATGGAGCTCACAGGGACCAGGTAGCATGGTGTGCTTGTTGCTCTAAACACGTTGACTGGATCAGCCCAAATTGCTGGGTTTGTTCTACTTTTTAAGCGCGTTGCATTTTAAGGAATCACAATGCTTTGTTTGAAGCCTGAACAACTTGTTGCTTGGCTGCACTTTACTTAAGTTTAACTCCTTATACAccacagcaagaaaacaaaagttgTGTTCACAGAGAAAGCAGCAGGGCACTGGGGCTTCTTAACACTTTGAGCCACAGAAATCTGGCAAAGGGTACCCTGGCATTTGGCTGCACAACGCTTGCCCCAGCACAACCCCTGTCCTCACTGTTCTGTTGCCCTGCCAACATATGTGTCCCCCCATCCATCCCTCAGCCATAACACCTGCTCTCACCCCTTGCACCACAAACTCCCCCCATCCCATTGCTTCACACCACTGTTGGCACTTGACAGCACCCTGTCCCTCCACATCCCCAGAGATGTTACACATTAGGATTGGGCTCCAAGGAGACCCATCACCTCAGCCCCCCACCAACCCCCCATTTTACATACCCCTGGCCCCTACCCGCCTCACCCCACCTTGGCGTAGCAGAAGGAGAtgagcagcagcgggagcaggTAGCCAAAGACAAACGTACAAACCACGTAGACCTTCTTGTGGTGTGGGTTaggccactgctcccagcagaaggtCTGGTTGCTGGCATCACGGTGGAAGAGGCGCTGGTGGTGTGCCACGGGCGAGGCCATGGCAAAGGAGAGCGCCCAGATGAGCCCCACGCCCAACAGCGCATTGCGGGAGACACGCAAGGCCGAGGAGCGCCGGGAGTGCACGATGGCCACATAGCGGTCCACGGACATGGCTGAGAGTGTGAAGATGCTCACCAGCATGGAGACTGTGAAGAAGTAGTGGATGAACTTGCAGATgaaggcacccagcacccaggtggGCAGCACGTAGACAGTGGACTGGAAGGGGATGCAGAAGAGCAGGTAGGCCAGGTCGGCGATGCTCAGGTTGAGGATGAAGATGTTGGTGGTGCTGCGCGGCTTGCCCGGCTTGCTCCGCGCCAGCACCGTGATCACCAGTGagttgcccagcacccccagggcgAAGATCAAGCCGAAGACGATCAAGGTGATGAAGTTCTCGATGCCGATCCCGAAGAGGGGCTTGCCTTCTGCCTCCGGCAGCCCCGAGAGGTTGAACTCCCCGCGGGGCGGCTCTGCCTCGGCGCCGGAGCGGTTGAGGGgcgccgccggcggctcccgcagctccatgctgCTCTGCAAAGTTGGCGGAGGCGGAGAGCGAGGACGCCGCTGCTGGGCAccgggcacccgccgccgccgccgcgggggcggtCGCCACCCGCCAGCtccggggccccgcggccccccgcgggctccccccgccgctcGCAGGCTGCGCGCTCCGCTGCGCGCCGCTGGCCGCGGGCTCGTCCCTtccgcgcctgccgccgccgccgccgccggccgggggaggcgctccggccgcgccgccgggccccgcgcgccgccgcccccggcccgccccgcggaGCGGCTGCGCCTCCGCGGCTGCCTCCGCGCTGCTTGCTTGCGGGGAGGAGAGCGGGGGAGGGcgggcttttctttttgtttcttttttctttttttcctttttttttcttttttcctgttttttttttttcccggcgTTGCTTTTAATGGCTTCGGcagagccccgcggggcggccgctccGCGCTGCGGTGGGGTCCGCCCGCCTGCGGAGCCGCGTCGCCCAGCCCCGCTGTAGTCGGCGGTTCAGCTCAGCTTAACGGGATGAATTCGAGAAGACGTGTATTTACCCCCCTGCGAGTACTCCTGAACAGGTGGCCGACCGTAAAAGCCAGTCCTGAACTAAGTACTTCCTATTCTCGCTGTTTTCACCTTGCCCACAGTTTTCTGTTAACTATTTCATAATGCATCTTAGTTCACAGGACAGAAAGAGGTGGAAGCTGTTACTCCTTGAAAAACACGAAAAAGCCTGTCTGCTTTTCATGTTCAAATCATTAGCACATGTTTCAAAACGCTGTTACTATGTTATTACACATCACTTTATAGCTGAGGAATTCAGACTCAGAAAAGCTGAAAGCTTCAAGGCGCCCAAATCTGAGCTTCTGGAGTTACTCTTTTCAGAACTGGATGAAGTAGCCCACTCTGCAGAATATGGACATGagttcacacacacatacaccttgTCAATGAAACAGAATTTCTTGATAGTTCTCAAACATTTGTTTCCGAATTATCAATCAGTGAGACATATCTGATTACACTGTTATTCTATCTCTCTTCTCTAGGGATTATTGTTACTACTAATCGTTAAAAATACTTTCCACCCATGATGAAGGGTGCACACTGAGCAGACTGGCAAAGGTAAAAGAAGGGAATATGACTTTTTCAGAGAGCCTCTTTTACATGCCGTACTTAACTCAAGAGCTCAAAGGTACTTTACAGCAATTTTAGTGTGGGAGCAGTAGGGACAAGCAGATGTGTTCAGAAGTGCTTTTCAAGGCAATGAGCTTTCGTTAGCTTATTTTGCAGTCCACAGTTTGCAGgggtttttcctgtttctttatgCTACTTACACTGAGACATTTCAACAGCTGTAAACCAGCTGATTCTAGACG
This genomic interval from Struthio camelus isolate bStrCam1 chromosome 2, bStrCam1.hap1, whole genome shotgun sequence contains the following:
- the GALR1 gene encoding galanin receptor type 1 isoform X1, with the translated sequence MELREPPAAPLNRSGAEAEPPRGEFNLSGLPEAEGKPLFGIGIENFITLIVFGLIFALGVLGNSLVITVLARSKPGKPRSTTNIFILNLSIADLAYLLFCIPFQSTVYVLPTWVLGAFICKFIHYFFTVSMLVSIFTLSAMSVDRYVAIVHSRRSSALRVSRNALLGVGLIWALSFAMASPVAHHQRLFHRDASNQTFCWEQWPNPHHKKVYVVCTFVFGYLLPLLLISFCYAKVLNHLHKKLRNMSKKSEASKKKTAQTVLVVVVVFGISWLPHHVIHLWAEFGVFPLTQASFLFRVTAHCLAYSNSSVNPIIYAFLSENFRKAYKQVFKCQIGNDSPLNDAKENKSRIDTPPSTNCTHV
- the GALR1 gene encoding galanin receptor type 1 isoform X2, producing the protein MELREPPAAPLNRSGAEAEPPRGEFNLSGLPEAEGKPLFGIGIENFITLIVFGLIFALGVLGNSLVITVLARSKPGKPRSTTNIFILNLSIADLAYLLFCIPFQSTVYVLPTWVLGAFICKFIHYFFTVSMLVSIFTLSAMSVDRYVAIVHSRRSSALRVSRNALLGVGLIWALSFAMASPVAHHQRLFHRDASNQTFCWEQWPNPHHKKVYVVCTFVFGYLLPLLLISFCYAKVLNHLHKKLRNMSKKSEASKKKTAQTVLVVVVVFGISWLPHHVIHLWAEFGVFPLTQASFLFRVTAHCLAYSNSSVNPIIYAFLSENFRKAYKQVFKCQIEES